From the Bacteroidales bacterium genome, one window contains:
- a CDS encoding saccharopine dehydrogenase NADP-binding domain-containing protein has product MNKVLILGAGLVVKPIVTYLLEHGYHVTVATRTKSKAEAMIGDHKNGSAVAWTVEDESTLSEMVKNHDLTVSLLPWVHHVMVAEICITHKKNMVTTSYVKPPMKALDEKAKAAGIIILNELGLDPGIDHMSAMRIIDYVHNKQGKIEEFYSLCGALPAPDACDNPFNYKFSWSPKGVVMAGNNDGHFLRRGEETYVEPIDLFKNPFSVDFPEVGRLEVYPNRDSIPYIELYGIPETKTIFRGTFRFPGWCQTLDAMKRLHLITSDEYDFTGKSYAGFVATLIGETDPSDIRKKAAAYLNLPPGSYAFDAMEWLGLFDEKTMGRGKDTPYEITSDLMISKMMLGEHERDMVVMQHTFLAAYPDGSKEVIKSRMLDFGTPATDTAIARTVALPAAVGVEMILENKIHARGVHIPVIPEIYNPILDRLEDLNIRMIEEYGLPESENIK; this is encoded by the coding sequence ATGAACAAAGTATTGATTTTAGGCGCCGGGCTTGTGGTTAAGCCTATCGTAACCTACTTACTCGAACATGGCTACCATGTAACTGTTGCTACACGTACAAAATCCAAAGCCGAAGCAATGATCGGTGATCATAAAAATGGATCGGCTGTTGCCTGGACTGTGGAAGATGAGTCAACCCTCAGCGAAATGGTAAAAAACCATGACCTGACCGTAAGCCTCCTTCCCTGGGTTCATCACGTTATGGTTGCTGAAATATGCATTACCCACAAAAAAAACATGGTGACCACATCCTATGTCAAGCCTCCAATGAAAGCGCTGGACGAGAAGGCTAAAGCCGCCGGCATCATCATCCTCAACGAACTTGGCCTCGACCCGGGTATCGACCACATGTCGGCCATGCGCATTATTGACTACGTTCACAACAAGCAGGGAAAAATTGAAGAGTTTTACTCACTTTGCGGCGCCTTGCCGGCGCCAGATGCCTGTGATAATCCATTCAATTACAAATTCTCATGGAGTCCGAAAGGTGTGGTGATGGCTGGAAATAACGACGGGCACTTCCTCAGACGCGGTGAAGAGACTTATGTTGAGCCGATTGACTTATTCAAAAACCCTTTCAGCGTCGACTTTCCGGAAGTTGGGAGGCTGGAGGTTTATCCCAACCGTGACTCCATTCCCTACATCGAACTCTATGGCATACCCGAAACCAAAACCATTTTCAGGGGAACATTCAGATTTCCCGGTTGGTGCCAGACTCTCGACGCCATGAAACGACTTCACCTGATCACCAGTGATGAATACGACTTTACCGGAAAAAGCTATGCCGGTTTTGTTGCCACCCTGATCGGCGAAACTGACCCGTCGGACATCCGCAAAAAAGCCGCTGCTTACCTTAACCTCCCTCCCGGCAGTTATGCCTTTGATGCCATGGAATGGCTCGGGCTGTTTGACGAAAAGACCATGGGACGTGGAAAAGACACCCCTTACGAAATCACTTCCGACCTGATGATCAGCAAAATGATGCTGGGTGAACACGAACGCGACATGGTGGTGATGCAGCACACTTTCCTCGCTGCCTACCCTGACGGGTCAAAAGAGGTGATCAAATCGCGAATGCTCGATTTCGGAACGCCGGCCACCGACACTGCAATCGCCCGCACCGTTGCGCTGCCGGCAGCCGTCGGCGTGGAAATGATTCTCGAAAACAAGATCCATGCCCGTGGCGTGCATATCCCGGTAATTCCCGAAATCTACAATCCCATCCTCGACCGTCTCGAAGACCTCAACATCCGCATGATTGAGGAATACGGCCTGCCGGAGAGTGAGAATATAAAGTAG